GCTCGAAGAATTGAAGGGCGACCGTGACGAGCGCGCGCCCGGCGATCCGCGCCACATCACGCGCCAGCGTGTCGCCGGCGATCGCGCGCGGCACCCAGACCGCCGCCGGCCAGCGTTGCGCGATCGAGCGATGCGCGGCGAGCGCCTGCGCGACATCTCGCTCGCTGGCGAGCCGCGGATCGATCGCCAGGCGGTCGACGCGACGTTGCGCATGCCATGCGGCCTTCTCGGCCAGCCACCGTTCCGACAGCGTGCCGGGACGACAGCCCGCCGCGGCTACGAGCACCAGACACGCGAGCGCCCAGCGCGATCTCATGCCCACGTGTCGTCCTCCACGCGCGTCCGGTAGCACACCACCGCCGCCCCCGCGAGCACGAATCCCGCGAGCGTCGCGAATCCGATCTGCGCCACCACCATCGCGGCGACCAGTTCGGGCCGGCCACGCTCGACCAGGCGTTCGGTGAAACGCGCGAGGAACTCGAGCGGGAAGCCCGCCACCGTGACCAGCGTCGAGAGCACCACGACCGTGACTCCGGCGCGCATGAACACGCGCGGAATCTCGAGCCACGCGCCGAGCGGCGAGCGCGACGCCCGCATCACATGGACCGGGACCAGCAGGAAGAGCGCCTGCAATACGGTCGCCGCAAGGGTCGCGAGCAGACCCAGCGCGCGCACCGTGATCCCGGAGCTGCCGCGCCCCTCCATCCATCCCGCGAGCCCGAACGTCAACACCACGGTGAGCAGGTGCAGTGGCGCCTGCGCGACGATCAGCGCCGGAGCACGGCGCAGCGCCTCGCCCAGCGCCACACCGGGATGCGGCGTGCGGCCCGCCCACAGCTCGTCGAATACCCACACCGACGCTCCGACCACGATTGAGCCGAGCGTCGCCACGATCACGAACGCGCCGCGCGCATGCAGCCCCGGCAGAATGCGAAACACATTCGGGTAGTGCAGCACCGCGTCGCCCGAGATCGCCGTCAACAGCGGCGCCATGACACCCGACACCGCCGGATGCGCAAAGCCCGCCAGCAGCGCCAGCCATGCCAGCTCGACCAGGATCAGCGGCAGCCACGGAATCCACAGGCGTGGATGCAGGCTCGCCCGCGCCACCAGCGCGAGCGCGTGTCCGGCCAGTGCGATCTGTTCGAGCGGATTCACGCGCCAGTCCGCGGCGCTCGAGAGAGAATCGACGGCAATGAGCGCGCGACACTCGAAGCGAAGTCTCGCACCACGCGCTCGGCGTCCTCGTCGGTCGCGTGCACGATCGTCTCGACTCGCACGAATGCCCCCCATGCCGGCGCCCCGAGTGCGCCTTTGAGCGCAAGTCGCTGGCGAAACTTCGCCACGTCCGAGGTTGCGAGTCCCTCGGCATTCCACCAGTAGTAGACCAGTCGGCGTTCGCGGCGCGACTGGGCGACGAACCGATTCACCACCAGGCCCTCCGCACTTCCATCCTGGATGCGAGCGGGTTCGACTCGTTCGACCAGATAACCCTGCGACTCGTAACACAGTTTGGGATCGTGTGCGCCGTAACGTCGCCGCTGGTGATAGACGATGCACAGCCACACGCGCTGGTCATTGCGCTGGTAGCGCCGCACGAGGATCTCGTCCGCCCGCAGCTCCTCGATCACCGCATCCTCGAACGACAGCTCGGCACCGTTCCAGTCATCGAGCAGCAGCGGGCAGCTCGCCAGAATGTTGCCCCCGAGCGCGTAGTCGGTGGGCGGATGCAGCGCCACATAGAGGCCGGTGAGCGCGAGCAGCAGCACGGTGGCGACGAAGCGGATCATCGCGCGAACACCGCGGGCTGGCGGTCGGTGCGTGGGCGACGAGCGCGCGGTGACAGCCACCATCGCACCGACAGCAGCCCGATCAGCGAGGCGGCATACAGCACCACTCCGGACCAGTCATGTGCACGCCCGCCGGCCTGCTGAACGCTCAGGTAGTGCCCGACCACCAGCAGCAGCGTGATCCGCAACACGTTGCTGAACATCGCGACCGGGATCGCGGACAGGAACATCGTGATGCGGCGCCACGGACCGCCGGGCTGGAAGATCGCGAACAGCGCACCGGTCGCGAGCAGCGCGATCAGCGATCGCAGCCCGCTGCACGGATTCTCCACCCGCAGCTCGCCGCCCTGCAGCCACAATGACATGCCGTTGCGCTGCACCAGTACGCCGAGCTGCTCGGCCAGCGTCGTCGAGAGTCGCACCGTGATCTCCTTGAGCGCGAAGCTCAGCTCGTTCACGATCACGGGCGGGAACGGCAGCATGAAGATCAGGTAGCCGAGCGGCACCGCGAGCTTGCGCAGGCGCGGGATGCCCTGATACGAAATCGCGAGCCCGAACACCATCAGGAGCAGCGAGTAGCCTTCGAGTGCGAACAGGTCCGCACGCATGCCCGCGACGAGCGCCACGCACGCGAGCACGACCAGCACCAGTCCGCGCGCATCGGGAGCCGGCGGCACCGCGGCGATCGCCCGTCGCCGCAGCCACAGCAACGCCAGCACCACGATCGGGACCAGCGGTCCGTGCGAGTAGCTCTCGTTGGTGCGCCACACTTCGGCGAGTTTGGCGAGCGCGCGGTGATAGACGAGCGCGAGGAGCAGCGCCAGCACCGCCACGCGTGCGAAGCGGCCGAGCGGCCAGCGGCGCGGCGCAGCGGTCACGCTCTCCGCGCGGGGCGAAGCCGCCGGCGCGGGTGCAGGCTCGCGGCTCAATTGACGCCTCGTCCGACCAGCAGCGCGAACGGCGTGCGCAGCAGGATCGCCACGTCGAGCGCCGGACCGCAGCGCTCGAGGTAGTAGCGATCCAGCTCCACTTTGCGATGGTTCGGCACGTCGTCGCGGCCGTTGATCTGCGCCCACCCGGTCACCCCGGGCTTGAGCGCGTCGACGCCGGCCGTGCGGCGCATCGCGATCAGATCGTCCTGATTGAAGAGCGCCGGGCGCGGGCCGACGAACGTCATCTCGCCGCGCACGATGTTGAACAACTGCGGCAACTCGTCGAGGCTCGAACGACGCAGGAATCCGCCGATCCGCGTCACGTGCGAAGCATGCCGGCCGACCATCAGATGCGAGGCGACCTCCGGGGTGCCGACTCCCATGGTGCGGAACTTGTAGATCACGAACTCGGCCGAGCCGCGGCCGATGCGGCGCTGTCGAAACAGCGCCGGTCCGCGCGAATCGAATCGTACCAGCAGCGCGATGAGCGCCATCGGCACGCCGAACAGCGCCAGCAGCGCCGCGGCGCCTACCAGGTCCGAACCGCGCTTGATCCACGCGTAGGGCGCGCGCGGAACCGGCGCGATCGAGCGCGGCGCGCCGGGCGGCCGCGAAGGATCGAGCGTGGCTCCGTTCAATCCCCGCGCCCCGCCACGATGAGCTGTCGGCGCGCGCGGCGTTCGCCGAGCCTCCACTGTCGCTGCAGCGGCTGCATCACCCAGTCGTAGATCGGTCCCGGCAACGTCGCGAGTCCGCCCCAGTAGAGCTCGTGATGCACCACGCGCAGGCCGTTCGACTCCATCACGGCGCGCATCTGCGACGGGGTGAAGGTGCGCTCGACCGCGTAGGCGTGCCGCTGGCCGTCGGGCGCGACGTACTCCTGGTGCACCTGATCGCGCACGTGCGACAGCCGCTCGAGGTGGATCGGATTGCCGCCGTTGATGTCGCCCACCACCAGCACGCCACCGGGCTTCAGGTGTTCTCGCACTTTCTGGATGAACGGATCGAGCGGGTCGATGTGCGACAGCGCGTTATAGACCCACACCAGGTCGACATTGCGCTCCCACTCGCGCGTCAGGTCGGCGCGCAGGTTGCGAACCGCGAGCGTCTCGCCGGTGGTCTCGTGGTAGAAGGCGAGGCGCCGATCGGCCGCCGCCAGCCGATCGGGCCGCAGGTCGACCGCCAGCACCTCGGCGCCGACCGCCGCGTACATCATGGCGAAGGTGCCGAATCCGGAGCCCGCGTCGAGCACCACCGGGCGGTCGCGGCGCGCCAGCCAGCGTGCGGTCCAGCCCGCATCCCCGCGCCAGGTGCCGCGCAGCTTGCGGCGGATCGCCTCTTCGTCGCCCGGCTTCGGAAGGCCCTTGTAGTAGTCGCCGAACGCCTCGCGCTCGCCGGCGGGCAGGAAACGTTGGTGGGCCGGATACTCGACCTCGATCGTCCATCGCAGGAATCGCTCGAACTTCGCACGCGCGGCTTCGATCGTCATCGCGATTTACCCTCCCCGGTCTTGCGCAGACTTCTCCACCACGCTGCCACGCGCGGCCGCGAGCGGCGCACCGCCGCCGCGAATTCGTTCGGCAGCCGCCACACCGGGCCGCCGCCGAGTCCGCAGTGAATCTCGACGAGTTCGCCTCGCATGTCGCGCTTGAAGCGCGTGGCGCCGCCCCAGTTCATGCGGCGCATGCCCAACTCGCGTCCGCGACGCACCGCCTCCCACGCGAGCATGAAGTTGGCGCCGGACTTCTTGCCGGCGAGCGACGAGGCGTTGGTGCGGTAGTCGAGCATGCCGCCGGGCGCGAATCCGAATCCCGAACCGGCCTCCACCACCCCGTCGCGTTCGGCGACCAGCAACCAGTGCCACGGAAGCTCCCATTCACGCCAGCCCTCTCCGGGGGCCGGATCGGGGAGGTTCGATTCGGGTGCGACGAACGTCGCGTCGAGTTCACCGTCCGCGCGACGGCGCGCCTCGGTTTCGTTCTGCAGCCGATGAAAGGCGCGGAACTGCTCGGGACGATCCGCGACCACGACGACGAGCCCGTCGCGAGCTCCCTTCTTGATGCTGGACTGCTTGGACTTGTCGAGCGCCTTCCAGAGCACGTCCTCCTCGGGCGTGATGTCCAGCACGATGGTCGGACCGGCGCGAAAGCCGGGCCACTCCGCCGCCGGCGCGTCGGGGGAAAAGAACTCGAGTCGCCGGCCCGGCACCACGCGTTCCGCCGCGAGCGCGAGCACGCTCGACTCCGCCGGTGTGATGCCGGTGGTGCCCTCGCCGCCTTCGACAACGCACTGCCAGCGCCACGGCCAGCCGGATACCCAGCCGCCGCGCTCCTCGCGCAGCACCACCGCGGCGGCGGGATCGCCGACCAGCAAGGCGATCGAGTGCCGACCGTGACGCGCCTCCCACTCGAGGTGATCGAGCCGCATCGCGTAGTGCGCGTGCGCGCAGCGCGACAGGCGCTGACTCCACAGCGCTTCGAACCCGGACGGACGCTTCTCGCGGGTGCTCCAGCGCTCGAGCTGCGGCGGATGCGCGGCCGCAGCGAGACTTGGTGCACGTGCCGGCCGCAATCGTCGCGCGACGCGTCTGGCGCGTTCGCGCGCGTGGCGCACCGTGACTTCGCCGCGGTGACGGATCGCCGAGAGCCCGCGGGCTGACAACCACGCGTGGTAGGCGATCGGCGTCGCGAGGTCGCCCGCGAACTCGCGCTTGAATCGATTCATCCCGCCGAGGTTGATCCAGCGGTAGCCGTCGGCGCGCGCCTGCCGCACCTCCTCGAACGACAGCAACGCGAACGCGCCGTCGAGGCGCGCTCGCTCGCTGCTGGCCCCGGCTCGCGCCTCCAGCACGCCACCGCGAAACACCCCATCTCCGAGTCCCGACTCGATGTTGCCTTCGAGTTCGGCGACCAGCA
This portion of the Candidatus Eisenbacteria bacterium genome encodes:
- the epsI gene encoding EpsI family protein, with the protein product MIRFVATVLLLALTGLYVALHPPTDYALGGNILASCPLLLDDWNGAELSFEDAVIEELRADEILVRRYQRNDQRVWLCIVYHQRRRYGAHDPKLCYESQGYLVERVEPARIQDGSAEGLVVNRFVAQSRRERRLVYYWWNAEGLATSDVAKFRQRLALKGALGAPAWGAFVRVETIVHATDEDAERVVRDFASSVARSLPSILSRAPRTGA
- a CDS encoding exosortase/archaeosortase family protein produces the protein MTAAPRRWPLGRFARVAVLALLLALVYHRALAKLAEVWRTNESYSHGPLVPIVVLALLWLRRRAIAAVPPAPDARGLVLVVLACVALVAGMRADLFALEGYSLLLMVFGLAISYQGIPRLRKLAVPLGYLIFMLPFPPVIVNELSFALKEITVRLSTTLAEQLGVLVQRNGMSLWLQGGELRVENPCSGLRSLIALLATGALFAIFQPGGPWRRITMFLSAIPVAMFSNVLRITLLLVVGHYLSVQQAGGRAHDWSGVVLYAASLIGLLSVRWWLSPRARRPRTDRQPAVFAR
- a CDS encoding sugar transferase; this translates as MKRGSDLVGAAALLALFGVPMALIALLVRFDSRGPALFRQRRIGRGSAEFVIYKFRTMGVGTPEVASHLMVGRHASHVTRIGGFLRRSSLDELPQLFNIVRGEMTFVGPRPALFNQDDLIAMRRTAGVDALKPGVTGWAQINGRDDVPNHRKVELDRYYLERCGPALDVAILLRTPFALLVGRGVN
- a CDS encoding methyltransferase, which gives rise to MTIEAARAKFERFLRWTIEVEYPAHQRFLPAGEREAFGDYYKGLPKPGDEEAIRRKLRGTWRGDAGWTARWLARRDRPVVLDAGSGFGTFAMMYAAVGAEVLAVDLRPDRLAAADRRLAFYHETTGETLAVRNLRADLTREWERNVDLVWVYNALSHIDPLDPFIQKVREHLKPGGVLVVGDINGGNPIHLERLSHVRDQVHQEYVAPDGQRHAYAVERTFTPSQMRAVMESNGLRVVHHELYWGGLATLPGPIYDWVMQPLQRQWRLGERRARRQLIVAGRGD
- a CDS encoding GNAT family N-acetyltransferase, whose amino-acid sequence is MSLSVWNTRVPRSPEFSASWNARLARSPHANFSFDLRLIDWEASHGRHAELVQFEGPGLAAAFVLRESHGERVCGWPWRTQAVIEGPERLGPVGITGEETAVLFAHARELAGGGAVRWYSPHAPPPGIAGFQAGTTLMYSIVHEDDDLLHAMSSSKRRMVRKAQRLGYVVRGHRGLDDLRSFATLQQETTLRHGLTPDVSPAAAARPGERWREWELPWMWLLVAELEGNIESGLGDGVFRGGVLEARAGASSERARLDGAFALLSFEEVRQARADGYRWINLGGMNRFKREFAGDLATPIAYHAWLSARGLSAIRHRGEVTVRHARERARRVARRLRPARAPSLAAAAHPPQLERWSTREKRPSGFEALWSQRLSRCAHAHYAMRLDHLEWEARHGRHSIALLVGDPAAAVVLREERGGWVSGWPWRWQCVVEGGEGTTGITPAESSVLALAAERVVPGRRLEFFSPDAPAAEWPGFRAGPTIVLDITPEEDVLWKALDKSKQSSIKKGARDGLVVVVADRPEQFRAFHRLQNETEARRRADGELDATFVAPESNLPDPAPGEGWREWELPWHWLLVAERDGVVEAGSGFGFAPGGMLDYRTNASSLAGKKSGANFMLAWEAVRRGRELGMRRMNWGGATRFKRDMRGELVEIHCGLGGGPVWRLPNEFAAAVRRSRPRVAAWWRSLRKTGEGKSR